The following proteins come from a genomic window of Nocardiopsis sp. YSL2:
- a CDS encoding carboxylesterase/lipase family protein: MDAEQTVTTTGGSIRGVASSRSDSGAVTAFRGIPYAAAPFGPHRFAAPAPAQAWTGVRECVDFGPPAPQGDQMVGAAAWSPETSLDCLVLNVWTAAREGDRAPVLVWIHGGAYIVGAASEATYDGTRLAESGLVVVSVNYRLGFEGFGHVPGRPDNRGLLDQAAALRWVQDNIAAFGGDPGNVTVAGESAGAGSVVCLMASPGAEGLFRRAIAHSVPGDHLTPETARRVSERVAEAAGVPLDADALAALPPERLLEATAAVLAGPSHGPGVKVRPFTCYAPVVGGPELPEPPLEAVAKGRVHAVDVLLGHNADEYRLFTELGQSVEIDGDAALEATAARVGLPEGALARYRRVRPGADLRDLYCAIMGDALFAQYTVVLAEAHAAAGGRAHFFRLGFRSPAMGGRLGACHGLDLPFAFGNLDTDFGRFLLDGPPRPEHRGLSDRMVAAWRDFAASGDPGWPAVTPEATAVKVWDTVDELHATDESPLRDLWAKVPFSPR, encoded by the coding sequence GTGGACGCAGAACAGACCGTGACGACGACCGGCGGGAGCATTCGGGGGGTGGCCTCGTCTCGCTCGGACAGCGGAGCCGTCACCGCCTTCCGGGGCATCCCCTACGCCGCCGCGCCCTTCGGCCCCCACCGCTTCGCCGCGCCGGCCCCCGCACAGGCCTGGACGGGCGTGCGCGAGTGCGTGGACTTCGGGCCGCCCGCGCCCCAGGGCGACCAGATGGTCGGCGCCGCCGCGTGGAGCCCCGAGACCTCGCTGGACTGCCTGGTGCTCAACGTGTGGACCGCCGCCCGTGAGGGCGACCGCGCGCCCGTGCTCGTGTGGATCCACGGCGGCGCCTACATCGTGGGGGCCGCCTCCGAGGCCACCTACGACGGCACCCGGCTCGCCGAGAGCGGCCTGGTGGTGGTCAGTGTCAACTACCGCCTGGGTTTCGAGGGGTTCGGCCACGTGCCCGGACGGCCCGACAACCGGGGCCTGCTCGACCAGGCGGCCGCGCTGCGCTGGGTCCAGGACAACATCGCCGCCTTCGGGGGCGACCCCGGCAACGTGACCGTGGCCGGGGAATCGGCCGGGGCGGGATCGGTGGTGTGCCTGATGGCCTCCCCGGGTGCCGAGGGGCTCTTCCGCCGCGCCATCGCCCACAGCGTGCCCGGCGACCACCTGACCCCGGAGACCGCGCGCCGCGTGTCGGAGCGCGTCGCCGAGGCCGCGGGCGTCCCCCTGGACGCGGACGCGCTGGCGGCGCTGCCGCCCGAACGCCTGCTGGAGGCCACCGCCGCCGTCCTGGCCGGTCCCTCGCACGGGCCGGGCGTGAAGGTCAGACCGTTCACCTGCTACGCCCCGGTGGTCGGCGGCCCGGAGCTGCCCGAACCGCCGCTGGAGGCGGTGGCCAAGGGCCGTGTCCACGCCGTCGACGTGCTGCTCGGGCACAACGCCGACGAGTACCGGCTGTTCACCGAGCTCGGCCAGAGCGTGGAGATCGACGGCGACGCCGCGCTTGAGGCCACGGCCGCGCGGGTGGGCCTGCCGGAAGGCGCGTTGGCCCGGTACCGCCGGGTCCGGCCCGGCGCCGATCTCCGTGACCTCTACTGCGCCATCATGGGAGACGCGCTGTTCGCGCAGTACACGGTGGTCCTGGCCGAGGCGCACGCGGCGGCGGGCGGCCGGGCGCACTTCTTCCGGCTCGGGTTCCGCAGTCCGGCGATGGGCGGGCGCCTGGGCGCCTGCCACGGCCTGGACCTGCCGTTCGCGTTCGGGAACCTGGACACCGACTTCGGCCGGTTCCTGCTCGACGGCCCGCCCCGGCCCGAACACCGGGGGCTCTCGGACCGGATGGTCGCCGCCTGGCGGGACTTCGCCGCCTCGGGCGACCCGGGCTGGCCCGCGGTCACACCCGAGGCCACCGCCGTCAAGGTCTGGGACACCGTGGACGAACTGCACGCCACCGACGAGTCCCCGCTGCGGGACCTGTGGGCGAAGGTGCCCTTCTCACCTCGGTGA
- a CDS encoding NADPH:quinone oxidoreductase family protein — translation MRAIQITEFGGPEVLVPTELPDPEPGPGQILVDVTRAGINYADTHQAENSYLAPSSLPMVPGAEVAGRAPDGRRVVALTSGGGYAERTVADPAMCFDIPDDVSDEAALALIVQGATAWVLLRRTARMDPGESVVVHAAAGGVGTLAVQLAKAFGAGRVIAVASSEAKRKYALDLGADAAVDSAAPDMTAALIEANAGRRVDIVLDMVGGRVTDESVRALAPFGRLAFYGMASREAPKPVQLPNLMRFSTTVGGMWLPHAWLLPGEVVDQAMGELLAMVSDGRLRPVLGECYPLSEAHRAHEALRARGTIGKLTLDPSA, via the coding sequence ATGCGCGCCATCCAGATCACCGAGTTCGGCGGACCCGAGGTCCTCGTCCCCACCGAACTCCCCGACCCCGAACCGGGCCCCGGCCAGATCCTGGTCGACGTCACGCGCGCGGGCATCAACTACGCGGACACCCACCAGGCGGAGAACAGCTACCTGGCCCCCTCGTCCCTGCCCATGGTGCCCGGCGCCGAGGTCGCCGGCCGCGCCCCCGACGGCCGCCGCGTCGTCGCCCTGACCTCCGGGGGCGGCTACGCCGAGCGGACCGTGGCCGATCCGGCCATGTGCTTCGACATCCCCGACGACGTCTCCGACGAGGCCGCGCTGGCGCTGATCGTCCAGGGCGCCACGGCGTGGGTCCTGCTCCGGCGCACCGCCCGCATGGACCCGGGCGAGTCGGTGGTCGTGCACGCCGCGGCCGGCGGTGTGGGCACGCTCGCCGTCCAGCTCGCGAAGGCCTTCGGCGCCGGACGGGTCATCGCCGTGGCCAGCAGCGAGGCCAAGCGCAAGTACGCGCTGGACCTGGGCGCCGACGCCGCCGTCGACTCCGCCGCCCCGGACATGACCGCCGCGCTCATCGAGGCCAACGCGGGACGGCGCGTCGACATCGTCCTGGACATGGTCGGCGGCCGGGTGACCGACGAGAGCGTGCGCGCGCTGGCCCCGTTCGGCCGGCTGGCCTTCTACGGGATGGCCTCGCGCGAGGCTCCCAAGCCCGTCCAGCTGCCCAACCTCATGCGCTTCTCCACGACCGTGGGGGGCATGTGGCTCCCGCACGCCTGGCTGCTGCCCGGCGAAGTGGTCGACCAGGCGATGGGCGAGCTGCTGGCGATGGTGAGCGACGGGCGGCTGCGCCCCGTGCTCGGCGAGTGCTACCCGCTGTCCGAGGCGCACCGGGCGCACGAGGCCCTGCGCGCCCGCGGCACCATCGGCAAGCTCACGCTCGACCCCTCGGCGTAG
- a CDS encoding LLM class flavin-dependent oxidoreductase: MSDYGREVAFGVFPSPNADAESLRELWGVIAAAEHGGLEFAGIQDHPYQRRHLDTWSLMATVLARTERLRVFPDVANLPLRSPAVIAKSAASLDVLSGGRFELGLGAGAFWEAVVAMGGDERSPKEAADALIEAVEVVRLLWSDARSVRYEGRHYRLAGVKPGPLPVHDMGVWLGVLGPRLLGALGRMADGWLPSSGYAAPDRLPGMQARIDEGAAQVGRDPAEIRRAYNVWGTITGGASRGFLAGPAEQWVEQLTELVLVHGMDTFVFGPAEDPVRQVELFAAEVAPAVRAAVAAERS, translated from the coding sequence ATGAGCGACTACGGGCGCGAGGTGGCGTTCGGGGTGTTCCCGTCCCCGAACGCCGACGCCGAGTCCCTGCGCGAGCTGTGGGGCGTGATCGCCGCCGCCGAGCACGGCGGACTGGAGTTCGCCGGAATCCAGGACCATCCCTACCAGCGCCGGCATCTGGACACGTGGAGCCTCATGGCCACCGTGCTGGCGCGCACGGAGCGGCTGCGGGTCTTCCCCGACGTGGCCAACCTGCCGCTGCGCTCGCCCGCGGTCATCGCCAAGTCCGCGGCCAGCCTGGACGTGCTCTCGGGAGGCCGCTTCGAGCTGGGCCTCGGCGCCGGGGCGTTCTGGGAGGCGGTGGTGGCCATGGGGGGCGACGAGCGCAGCCCGAAGGAGGCCGCCGACGCCCTGATCGAGGCGGTCGAGGTCGTCCGCCTCCTGTGGTCGGACGCGCGCTCGGTGCGCTACGAGGGCCGCCACTACCGGCTGGCCGGTGTCAAGCCGGGACCCCTGCCGGTGCACGACATGGGCGTCTGGCTGGGCGTGCTCGGACCACGGCTGCTCGGCGCGTTGGGGAGGATGGCCGACGGGTGGCTGCCCTCCAGCGGCTACGCCGCCCCGGACCGGCTGCCCGGCATGCAGGCGCGCATCGACGAGGGAGCGGCCCAGGTCGGCCGCGACCCCGCGGAGATCCGGCGCGCCTACAACGTGTGGGGCACCATCACCGGAGGGGCCTCCCGGGGGTTCCTGGCGGGTCCCGCCGAGCAGTGGGTGGAGCAGCTCACCGAACTGGTGCTGGTCCATGGCATGGACACCTTCGTCTTCGGGCCCGCCGAGGATCCCGTCCGGCAGGTGGAGCTCTTCGCGGCCGAGGTCGCTCCCGCCGTGCGTGCGGCGGTGGCGGCCGAGCGGTCCTGA
- a CDS encoding GNAT family N-acetyltransferase — protein MANDVVDARDRRRYEITADGEVAGFAEYIVTDALVTFTHTEIDPAFEGRGLGGTLVRAALDDVRSRGLKVLPLCPFVKGWIQRHSDYADLVYGAADQ, from the coding sequence ATGGCCAACGACGTCGTCGACGCACGCGACCGGCGCCGGTACGAGATCACGGCGGACGGGGAGGTGGCCGGTTTCGCCGAGTACATCGTCACCGACGCGCTGGTCACGTTCACCCACACCGAGATCGATCCGGCCTTCGAGGGCCGGGGGCTGGGCGGCACCCTGGTACGCGCGGCCCTGGACGACGTCCGCTCGCGCGGACTGAAGGTGCTGCCGCTGTGCCCCTTCGTCAAGGGCTGGATCCAGAGGCACAGCGACTACGCCGACCTCGTGTACGGGGCGGCGGACCAGTAG